A genomic segment from Deltaproteobacteria bacterium encodes:
- the rpsU gene encoding 30S ribosomal protein S21 — MKAIEVKVYDNDLEKAMRILKKKIQNDGLFKRLKLKKSYEKPSEYRRRKQREALRRQRIAASRRRYR, encoded by the coding sequence TTGAAGGCAATTGAGGTAAAAGTCTACGACAACGACCTTGAAAAGGCCATGCGCATTTTGAAAAAGAAAATTCAAAACGATGGGCTTTTCAAAAGACTGAAGCTGAAGAAAAGTTATGAAAAACCCAGTGAATACAGACGCCGCAAACAGCGTGAAGCGCTGCGGCGCCAGCGCATAGCGGCTTCTCGGCGCAGATACAGATAA
- a CDS encoding adenylate kinase: MNILFFGPNGSGKGTQGAILKDKYDTPHIESGAIFRENISNGTELGAQAKAYIDKGDLVPDEITIPMILDRLKRDDCKDGWLLDGFPRNKNQAVKLDEALKEAGMALDIVVEILLDREIAKNRIMGRRLCVNDNNHPNNIYIDAIKPDGDKCRVCGGDLKTRSDDQDEEAINKRHNIYYDAETGTLASAYYFRDLAGKDGGMKYITLNGEPSVKAVTEELLSKL; the protein is encoded by the coding sequence ATGAACATTTTGTTTTTTGGGCCGAACGGCAGCGGCAAGGGGACACAGGGGGCGATTCTAAAAGACAAATATGACACACCGCATATCGAATCGGGCGCCATTTTTCGCGAAAATATCTCCAATGGGACCGAACTGGGCGCCCAGGCCAAGGCATATATCGACAAGGGCGATCTGGTGCCGGACGAGATCACCATCCCCATGATCCTCGACCGCCTGAAAAGAGACGACTGCAAGGATGGATGGCTGCTGGACGGATTCCCGCGCAACAAGAACCAGGCCGTCAAACTCGACGAGGCCCTCAAGGAAGCCGGCATGGCCCTGGATATCGTCGTCGAAATCCTGCTGGACCGTGAAATTGCCAAAAACAGAATCATGGGGCGCAGACTCTGCGTCAACGACAACAACCACCCCAACAACATCTATATCGATGCGATCAAGCCGGACGGAGACAAGTGCCGCGTTTGCGGGGGAGACCTGAAAACCCGCTCGGACGACCAGGACGAAGAGGCCATCAACAAACGGCACAACATCTATTACGACGCGGAAACCGGCACCTTGGCTTCGGCCTATTACTTCAGAGACCTGGCCGGAAAAGACGGCGGCATGAAGTACATCACCCTCAACGGCGAACCCAGCGTGAAAGCGGTTACCGAAGAGCTGCTTTCCAAGCTTTAG
- a CDS encoding bifunctional folylpolyglutamate synthase/dihydrofolate synthase — MAPKSSYQATLDEMFALQRFGIKLGLATIRNILKGLGNPQRQYNCIHVAGTNGKGSIASGLAAILQAAGYRTGLYTSPHLIDFNERIMVDGRMISDKRVVDAYRKVKKAHRGSRQPTFFEFTTAMALYEFAEKGVEWAIIETGMGGRLDATNIIRPAVSIISNISLEHRMYLGGSIAEIAGEKGGIIKYRVPVVTGASQPKARSALTSIAAQKKAPIHCFGKAFRVRRNGDGSFNYYGLEHNWQRLKTSLVGPHQVDNAALVLAACESLIRRKKATIDEAHVRKGLQKVHWPGRLEFVGKAPLILLDGAHNLAAARNLARFLRDNLAKRPITLVAGILDDKPYRAMLHPLMQQCRRVIVTRPVIDRALDPGVLYDVAKEVVRNVKQFPTVDEAVAHAVKTAKRNEVICIAGSLYVVGEAKQALEKLI, encoded by the coding sequence ATGGCCCCAAAATCATCTTACCAGGCCACCCTCGATGAAATGTTCGCCCTGCAGCGTTTCGGCATCAAGCTGGGACTGGCCACCATCCGCAACATCCTGAAAGGGTTGGGTAATCCGCAACGGCAATACAATTGCATCCACGTTGCCGGCACCAACGGCAAGGGATCCATCGCCTCCGGGCTCGCCGCCATCCTGCAGGCCGCCGGCTACCGGACCGGCCTCTACACCTCACCGCACCTGATCGACTTCAACGAAAGAATCATGGTCGACGGCCGGATGATTTCAGACAAACGGGTGGTCGACGCCTACCGCAAGGTGAAAAAGGCGCACCGGGGATCACGTCAGCCGACCTTTTTCGAGTTCACCACGGCCATGGCCCTGTACGAATTCGCAGAAAAGGGCGTCGAATGGGCCATCATCGAAACCGGTATGGGCGGAAGGCTGGACGCCACCAATATCATCCGACCGGCCGTGAGTATCATCTCCAACATCTCCCTGGAACACCGGATGTACCTGGGCGGCTCCATCGCCGAAATCGCCGGCGAAAAAGGCGGCATCATCAAATACAGGGTCCCGGTCGTGACAGGCGCCAGCCAGCCCAAGGCACGCTCCGCGCTGACATCCATCGCCGCACAGAAGAAGGCGCCGATTCACTGTTTCGGAAAGGCGTTCCGCGTCCGCAGAAACGGGGACGGTTCCTTCAATTATTACGGCCTGGAGCACAACTGGCAGCGGCTCAAGACCAGTCTTGTCGGCCCGCATCAGGTCGACAACGCCGCCCTGGTGCTGGCCGCCTGCGAATCTCTGATCCGCAGAAAAAAGGCAACGATCGACGAAGCCCATGTCCGGAAGGGCCTGCAGAAGGTCCACTGGCCCGGCAGGCTCGAATTTGTCGGTAAGGCCCCCCTCATCCTGCTGGACGGGGCCCACAACCTGGCCGCCGCCCGCAACCTGGCCCGCTTTCTGCGCGACAACCTGGCCAAGAGACCCATCACCCTGGTGGCCGGCATTCTGGACGACAAGCCCTACAGGGCCATGCTGCACCCCCTCATGCAGCAGTGCCGGCGGGTGATCGTGACCCGGCCCGTCATCGATCGGGCCCTCGACCCCGGAGTGCTTTACGATGTCGCCAAAGAGGTTGTCCGGAATGTGAAGCAGTTTCCCACGGTGGACGAAGCCGTCGCCCATGCCGTGAAAACCGCCAAACGCAACGAGGTCATCTGCATCGCCGGGTCGCTGTACGTGGTGGGAGAGGCCAAGCAGGCACTGGAAAAGCTGATTTGA